The stretch of DNA TGTTGTGGTTCTATGTGGGCGGGGGTTTAGTCTGAACATTGAACCACACCCTCCTCGTGGGTGGGACAGCCTCTCCGTCTCCTCTCCCTCAGTCCTGGTCCGGTACTGACATCCACAGACAGCCACACGGTCAGCCCGGCCCGACGGACGACAGGAGACTGAGACGTAACCGTGGGTTACGGACAGTCACCTTCAGCAAACCAACCAGTCAATCACAGGTTTgtccaattaaacacctttattGATTTCAGCTTTGAATTCTGTAATCTGATTGGATATTGTCATTTGATGCTGAGGCATCAGTCCTTAGCCCGCCCCTCAGTCCTTAGCTCCGCCCCAGGGACATTCTGCATTCTCCTTCCAGCTGCTTTCCTGCGTGTCGTACACTTCCTGTTAATTACAAATCACATGATCAGGTGCTGATGATGTCATTGCTCAGTTTCAGTTCATGTAAACTGCACTGAACCAGGTTGGTAGAAGATGCACCATGGAAAAAAGGTCGGCTTCTCCCTAACAGATATGTGATTACCATTAAAGTTCAAGAAATGTCCTTTAAACTCATTCCTAAATTCAATCCAGATAAATCTGATATCAAAAACAGATTTAAGAAACATACTGACCTAAACTGTAGCTTCTGTCATGAATGTCCTGAAgctgttgttcatttattttgccACTGCCCTACGGTTCAAAGTGTTTGGCTAAAACtctgtgattttattcataaGAACATTCAAagacattttctgttgttttggatGAATGGATTGTTTGGTCTGTTTGAAAGGAGCTTACTCAAAAGTGAATCTCGAAACCTGATAAATCTTTtaatttttatgtcaaaatttcacattcattgttgtaaatactcagtTAAAAAGCTATGCTTTACTGCATTCTAGGATAATTTCCAACAATACATTCTGTCAATTAAATACTCTAACAATGGAAAGGCACTCAAACCTGTTCAGATCTGTCCTTCCCCTCATATTCACCTGAACTCTGACAGCCCTAGTATCAGTTAGCATACTTCtgtctcttttttctctttcctatCCTCTTTTTCTCCTGTCCTTTCTTCTATACATAATTATAATTAAGCACTTATATAATGTCTTCTAttgcaaatgtttttcttttgtatatttgatatgaaaaaaGAATCTATTTTTGTACTGTAAACTGTGCTGTTTCTATACGGAGCCTGGGAAGGGACAAGAAGAAAAAAGTGAttacgttataacgcaatagtttttgtgttataatgcaAAGTAGTGCGTTATAAGGCACTAGTGTTCACACTGGGATCTTCATTCTGGATCTGACCGTGTCAGCTCTGACACACCTGGACCTGCAGTCCTGTGTCCTCTGCATGTGCACTTCAGATGACCGGAACTCTTTCATTATTgttccgatcggaaaaattccaacagtttctgaatacctcagactctgtgctttatggacattatCTGCTCAATGTGAAAATTTCCCAGGCACTCGTCCTAGAAGCCGCAAAATAAACCATTCTGTGACTGGGGACCCACACAGAAGACGGATTCACAGAGCGGAGAACCGGGAGCGCATAACGGAGTGGagaacggattagatctagtgtTGGAAAATGTAGAACAGACGGACATCCACAGTTCCAGACCAGCCTGGAGGTTTAGGATGGATCTGAGACTGAAGGAcagactgatggagcaacatctgaagaagaaaggtaaagttcaccagttccatttagtggactgtctacatgactgaagcactgtctgcttttaTCTGTgcagtttttactagttttactttattgtatttgTAAATTGATGcttatactgcatggtggttttatagaataaaataCGAACCATGTAGAATctgtgttagtttggagtatgttggactttctgtgcatAAAAGTGCACATGACGCTCTACAAAGTAAGAGCGTAGACGCTGATGTTcagtgactttttttcctcaatagtacaatttgaccttgttttgtttgtctgatacattgttctgtgtgtgttatttttccatgtgtccaccggaagttacattcaaggatgaagagggaggagcCACGGTGATGAACAAAGGCTGTggagatgagagcagagactgaagactgtccacacacagatgaaggacggaggaagagactgatgatgagttcaaagaccacagacagtcaacacatccacaggaggaggacttttaccacagacagtgaacacatccacaggaggactgacttttaccacagacagtgaacacatccacaggaggacggacttttaccacagacagtgaacacatccacaggaggactgacttttcccacagacagtgaacacatccacaggaggactgacttttcccacagacagtgaacacatccacaggaggactgacttttccacagacagtgaacacatccacaggaggatgACCTCAGGTGTGCACAGACTCTTTTCCATGTTCAGACTGGGCCATAGGAGCTCgtctggatcagagctgtgaaacTGGACACCAAACTGTTTgtgcagaaccacgaacatgaaggaaactctgcagacacagaacggacaaatgcccctgtgtgtgtgtgtgtgtgtgtgtggggtggggggggggtgggggggggggggcgctgtagagtttgacctttgaccctgtttttgcacaataaaaggcaaatactcagtttgttgtaaatacttttttacttttcaaaGTTCATACTGAACTTttcaaatcttgtatccatgtgtaattttcagtgtttttctgcttaaaactaaaaaaaaaaaaaaaaacaattcagttttgttggtttttcctcatttaaatgttattacagtattaaaaaaacAGTGCATTATAAATGACTGCTATATTGAACATTGCGAAGTGttctgcaaaaatgaacaaaggacTCAAAGCCATATTTCggacctttttatgatcaaataacaaaaccagtccaggtggagCATGTGAGGCTCAGGTTATAAAGGATTTGAATCCATGCtcacatcctccttctcatgtGCAGATCATTCACACTCTGCACATCCACCTGTTCCCATGAAGCTGCACAccagacgtgaagctgggcaataggaatttcattcagaaaccgttggaatttttctgatcggacaaataatgaaagagttgcggtcatactacacaggacagggggcgtgtcagacctgacACGGTCGGACCCAAACTGGACCACAATggattatgtacggacctcaagcaAGAGACCGAGCAGATATGATTGTtgtaacgcaataatttttattttttgcgtgTCCCTTCCCAGGCTCTGTAGTtctaaatgaaatttaaaaaaattttaaaaaaaaaacctgcactgAGCCGAGGCTCATGGGTAATGTAGTACTGGTACCTTCTTCCAGATGGGGACGGCAGCCTTCAGCTGCGTCACATAGAACTGAATGGCTTCTTGGCCGTCTCGACGATGAGGAGACGAGATCGCTATGACGACGCTGGCCTCGCCCACCTCCACCcacctggggtcagaggtcagaggtgagtGTAAACACAGGGCCAGGTGagcacagaggtcagaggtcacagtctcACCCCAGTCTGTGGTGGACACACACGTGGACGATGTGGGCCATCGCGCTCGCACGTTGGCGCTCAGCTTGGCGAGCTCTGATTGGACCATCCCTCATACGCCTCGTACTCCAGACCAACCACCTTCCGGCCGTCGACGTCGTCCTGGCGGGTGGTACCTGCACACGGAACCGCACACGGATCAGAACCGCCTCCTCCATTCCAGAAACCGTACATCAAAGCAGGTTGAACTGGTCATTATGGGAGGGGCCAGGAACCTGGAATGATAAAAAACGCTCACCTATAAACAGGGACACGGCGCCGCAGGACGCACTGCCGACGGCGTCCACCACTTCCTGGACAGACAGCCTATCACGGCTCAGCTTGAACACGTCTCTCCGCCCCCCATCCATCCCACACCAGCGTCTATCCTCCGCTCAGCGGCGGCACCACGGCCACCTCGTCCCCGTCCTCCAGAGTCAGCAAATGGTCGCCGAGGCAACGTACTGCTGACGCACCGCCAGCACCACGCGACGCTGCAGCGCCGAGCCTGAACACACCAAGAACACGCAAGAACACGGAAACAGATGACAGCCACAACGGATCAGGATGAATGGAGTTTGAAGCAACatgagaaaaaacacaacagacgAGACAGAAGACGACAGGTAGGAGGAGTCAggcggtgacctttgacctttggtctGACTGTGGGTCATGTGGATCAAACACTGACGACACATTCATAAACGACTGAGATCGAACATACATGAGTGTGTTCCATCCACGGTCATGTACATGTCAGTTTCCACTGCATCACCTGGGGTGTCGCCGTAGCAACAGGGTCCACAGGTCCTGGCTGCTGATTGGTGTTGGCACAGCACAGACTCCTCCCCCGGATCCTGTCAGATCAGCGCTCTGAGCGAAGTACagcacacacacctgaaggcaacacacaaacacacactgaaggcaacgcacaaaacacacacctgaaggcaacgcacaaacacacctgaaggcaacacaaaaacacacctgaaggcaacacacaaaaacacacctgaaggcaacgcacaaaacacacacctgaaggcaacacacaaacacacacctgaaggcaaacacacctgaaggcaacacaaaaacacacatgaaggcaacacaaacacacacctgaaggcaacacacaaaacacacacctgaaggcaacacacaaacacacacctgaagacaacacacaaaaacacacatctgaaggcaacaacaaacacacactgaaggcaacgcacaaacacacactgaaggcaacgcacaaacacacacctgaaggcaatgcacaaacacacacctgaaggcaacgcacaaacacacacctgaaggcaacacacaaacacacacctgaaggcaacacacaaacacacacctgaaggcaacgcacaaacacacctgaaggcaacacacaaacacacacctctgaaggaacacacacctgaaggcaacacaaaaacacacacctgaaggcaacacacaaacacacacctgaaggcaacacacaaaacacacacctgaaggcaacacacaaacacacacctgaaggcaacacacacctgaaggcaacacgcaacacacaaacacacctgaaggcacacacacacacctgaaggcaacacacaaacacacacctgaaggcaacacacaaacacacacctgaaggcaacacacactgaaggcaacacacaaaacacacacctgaatgcaacgcacaaacacacacctgaaggcaacgcacacaaacacacctgaaggcaacacacaaacacacactgaaggcaacacacacctgaaggcaacacacaaacacacacctgaaggcaacacacaaacacacactgaaggcaaccacacctgaaggcaacacacaaacacacacctgaaggcaacacacaaacacacacctgaaggcaacacacaaacacacacctgaaggaaacacacacctgaaggcaacacacaaacacacacctgaaggcaacacacacctgaaggcaacacacaaacacacacctgaaggcaacacacaaacacacacctgaaggcaacacacaaacacacacctgaaggcaacacacaaaacacacacctgaaggcaacacacaaacacacacctgaaggcaacacacaaacacacacctgaaggcaacacacaaaacacacacctgaaggcaacacacaaaccacacctgaaggcaacacacaaacacacacctgaaggcaacacacaaaacacacacctgaaggcaacacacaaacacacacctgaaacaacacacctgaaggcaacacacaaaacacacacctgaaggcaacacacacctgaaggcaacgcacaaaacacacacctgaaggcaacacacaaaacacacacctgaaggcaacacacacctgaaggcaacgcacaaaacacacacctgaaggcaacacacaaacacacacctgaagacaaccacacctgaaggcaacacacaaaacacacacctgaaggcaacacacacctgaaggcaacgcacaaaacacacacctgaaggcaacacacaaacacacctgaagacaacacacacctgaaggcaagcacaaaacacacactgaaggcaacacacacctgaaggcaacacacacctgaaggcaacgcacaaaacacacactgaaggcaacacacaaaacacacacctgaaggcaacacacacctgaaggcaacgcacaaaacacacactgaaggcaacacacaaacacacacctgaagacaacacacacctgaagacaacgcacaaaacacacacctgaagacaacacacacctgaaggcagcgcacaaaacacacacctgaaggcaacacacaaaacacacctgaagacaacacacctgaaggcaacgcacaaaacacacactgaaggcaacgcacaaaacacacacctgaaggcaacgcacaaaaacacacacctgaaggcaacacacaaaaacacatctgaaggacacacaaacacacacttgaaggcaacacacaaacacacacttgaaggcacacaaaaacacacctgaagacaacacacacctgaaggcaacacagaaacacacacatgaaggcaacacacaaaacacacacctgaaggcaacgcacaaacacacttgaaggcaacacacaaacaacacttgaaggcaacacacaaaacacacacctgaagacaacacacacctgaaggcaacgcacaaaacacacctgaaggcaacacacacaaacacacacctgaagacaacacacacctgaaggcaacacacaaaacacacacctgaaggcaacacacacctgaaggcaacgcacaaaacacacacctgaaggcaacacacaaacacacactgaagacaacacacacctgaaggcaacgcacaaaacacacacctgaaggcaacacacacacctgaaggcaacacacctgaaggcaacgcacaaaaccacacctgaaggcaacacacaaaacacacacctgaaggcaacacacactgaaggcaacgcacaaaacacacacctgaaggcaacacaaaacacacacctgaagacaaacacacctgaagacaa from Sphaeramia orbicularis unplaced genomic scaffold, fSphaOr1.1, whole genome shotgun sequence encodes:
- the LOC115416149 gene encoding LOW QUALITY PROTEIN: molybdopterin synthase catalytic subunit-like (The sequence of the model RefSeq protein was modified relative to this genomic sequence to represent the inferred CDS: inserted 2 bases in 2 codons); this encodes MDGGRRDVFKLSRDRLSVQEVVDAVGSASCGAVSLFIGTTRQDDVDGRKVVGLEYEAYEXMVQSELAKLSANVRARWPXIVHVCVHHRLGWVEVGEASVVIAISSPHRRDGQEAIQFYVTQLKAAVPIWKKEVYDTQESSWKENAECPWGGAKD